A region from the Solibacillus sp. FSL H8-0523 genome encodes:
- a CDS encoding patatin-like phospholipase family protein, with the protein MIVDGVFSGGGIKGFAYVGAMQVLEERGIQFNRLAGTSAGAILATFIAAGFNAKELEEIFDELNLKVLLDPPKFWIGIPFLKWMNLYVHFGMYRGKSLEKWFYQKLASKGIYSFGDLPKGKLKLIASDLTNGKIIVLPDDLMHYGINDRTFPISRALRMSCGLPFFFEPVYLKNGTSESVIVDGGVLSNFPLWVFDNGQKTRPVLGLKLSSANEEMAPYEIDNAIQLFEALFATMKNAHDNRYIARRHEKNIIFIPVEKYSATQFDIDEETKQKLICIGKERTAQFLKTWSPIW; encoded by the coding sequence ATGATTGTAGACGGTGTGTTCTCTGGCGGTGGTATTAAAGGTTTTGCTTATGTGGGAGCCATGCAGGTGCTTGAAGAACGCGGTATACAATTTAATCGCTTAGCCGGTACGAGTGCTGGTGCCATTTTAGCCACCTTTATCGCAGCAGGCTTTAATGCCAAGGAGCTAGAAGAAATTTTTGATGAGCTCAATTTGAAAGTGTTACTCGATCCACCGAAATTTTGGATTGGTATCCCCTTTCTCAAATGGATGAATCTCTATGTACATTTTGGAATGTATCGCGGAAAATCGTTAGAAAAATGGTTCTATCAAAAACTAGCCTCCAAAGGCATTTATTCATTTGGTGATTTGCCAAAAGGAAAATTAAAGCTCATTGCTTCTGATTTAACAAACGGTAAAATTATTGTACTGCCAGATGATTTAATGCATTATGGCATTAATGATCGCACCTTTCCGATTTCCCGCGCATTGCGTATGAGCTGCGGTCTCCCGTTTTTCTTTGAGCCTGTCTATTTAAAAAACGGTACGAGCGAAAGTGTGATTGTCGATGGTGGCGTTTTAAGCAATTTCCCTCTTTGGGTTTTTGACAACGGGCAAAAAACACGACCCGTTCTTGGCCTAAAACTAAGTAGTGCCAATGAAGAAATGGCCCCCTATGAAATCGACAATGCCATTCAGCTATTTGAAGCGTTGTTTGCAACCATGAAAAATGCCCATGACAACCGTTATATTGCACGAAGGCATGAAAAAAATATCATTTTTATTCCGGTAGAGAAATACAGCGCTACCCAATTTGATATTGATGAGGAAACCAAACAAAAACTAATATGCATCGGCAAAGAACGCACCGCGCAATTTTTAAAAACTTGGTCACCGATTTGGTAA
- a CDS encoding spore germination protein, with product MSRSSNEPIHLEKNLEMNVETIKKTLGNSADLIVRKSSIGMIENQFAMMYLKGLVDDDQVNNNILRILELNKKDITTNLLDAVYDEMIALTEIKKSPELDSIIKALLNGDTAVLLSDENQAILLGTSGGEFRSIEEPQSESVIRGSRSGFVENLKFNLALLRRELKNPNLRIDFMEIGKHSNQKMAICYIEGHAKPEIVDEVVRRLKTVDIDFSPDSGFVEQWIEDSNLSPFPQILDTERPDRVAYNLLRGKIGIIVEGSPFALLMPITIGDSLKTIEDYNQRWMISTMLRLLRFVSFYMTLFLPALYVALVSYHPELIPTQLLFTIAASREGVPFPSLIEALIIALFYEILQEAGTRLPRKIGQTIGIVGGIVIGEIAVQAGIVTPLMVIAISLTAIAAFTLPNYSLAIGLRVMRFGAIFAATILGLYGIILVFIMIHIHLANLKSIGIPYSAPFAPNYLGDLKNVIIRAPITTLTKQQTQPFLEPAEEVEKTNGGSGTS from the coding sequence ATGAGCCGTTCTTCAAATGAACCAATTCATCTTGAAAAGAATTTGGAGATGAATGTAGAAACAATCAAAAAAACACTTGGAAATTCAGCAGATTTAATTGTTCGAAAAAGTAGCATTGGCATGATTGAAAATCAATTTGCCATGATGTATTTAAAAGGCCTAGTAGACGATGATCAAGTAAATAATAATATTTTAAGAATTCTTGAGTTAAACAAAAAGGATATTACAACGAATCTACTTGATGCAGTTTACGACGAAATGATTGCCCTAACGGAAATTAAAAAATCACCTGAACTTGATTCCATTATAAAAGCGCTATTAAACGGCGATACAGCTGTACTCCTAAGTGATGAGAATCAGGCGATCCTTTTAGGAACAAGTGGCGGTGAATTTCGCAGCATCGAGGAACCACAATCTGAATCGGTTATACGTGGGTCTAGATCAGGATTTGTCGAAAATCTAAAATTCAATCTTGCTCTTTTACGTCGCGAACTTAAAAATCCCAATCTTCGCATCGATTTTATGGAGATTGGGAAGCATTCCAATCAAAAGATGGCAATCTGCTATATCGAAGGACATGCCAAACCCGAGATTGTCGATGAGGTCGTTCGCCGACTAAAAACGGTTGATATTGATTTTTCCCCAGATTCGGGCTTTGTTGAACAGTGGATTGAAGACAGTAATTTATCGCCATTCCCGCAAATTCTTGATACAGAGCGACCAGATAGAGTTGCCTATAATTTGTTGAGGGGGAAGATTGGCATAATTGTAGAAGGTTCACCTTTTGCCCTGCTCATGCCGATTACCATTGGCGATTCTCTTAAAACCATTGAAGATTATAATCAGCGTTGGATGATCAGTACGATGCTTCGTCTTTTACGGTTCGTTTCTTTCTATATGACGCTGTTCTTACCAGCACTTTATGTGGCGCTCGTTTCCTATCATCCTGAATTAATTCCGACGCAGCTCCTATTTACAATTGCTGCTTCAAGAGAAGGTGTCCCCTTCCCTTCTTTAATAGAGGCGTTAATTATTGCGTTATTTTATGAAATTCTGCAGGAAGCTGGAACAAGACTCCCTAGGAAAATTGGCCAAACCATTGGAATTGTAGGCGGGATTGTGATTGGTGAAATTGCTGTACAAGCTGGGATCGTGACCCCTTTAATGGTTATTGCCATCTCGCTGACTGCAATTGCAGCATTTACGCTACCTAATTATAGTTTAGCGATTGGGCTAAGAGTCATGCGCTTCGGGGCCATCTTTGCTGCAACCATTCTCGGATTATATGGCATCATACTTGTGTTCATTATGATTCACATTCATTTAGCCAACCTAAAAAGCATTGGTATTCCTTATTCAGCACCCTTTGCACCTAACTATTTAGGGGATTTAAAAAATGTGATTATCCGTGCGCCCATCACGACCCTGACGAAGCAGCAAACACAACCCTTTTTAGAACCAGCGGAGGAAGTGGAGAAGACTAATGGAGGAAGTGGTACGTCATGA